The following DNA comes from Candidatus Aegiribacteria sp..
TGCGGAATCGGGTAGCCCTGCTTCAGCAAGAATTCCAGCAAACAATTCGATGAAGCCATCAAGGTGTTTTCCGCCTGTTACAGCACTTCTATTCCCCGCATCTTTTTTTCCAGTTGAAGTTCCCTGGTCATTAAACTGGCGAGTTCGAACCTTCCAAAAATGCTGTACAGCTCGAGATACTCCATCGTTGTATTTCACCACTTACCCCCTTCTCTCTACCGATATTTCTGCTTTAGAGAATAACGATGTTGTTGATGCTTTAATGCGTTTCTCAGATTGACTGAAATACTGGGGATCGACTTCAACTCCGATTGAATTCCGTCCCCATTTTGCAGAAGCAATGGAAGTAGTGCCCGTTCCAAGAAATGGATCCATTACAGTATCTCCAGCAAACGAAAACATTCGAATTATCCGCTCTGCCAACTCCTCTGGAAATGGTGCAGGATGATTTCTTGTTGAGGCTCCAGTTACCCCTGACCAAATAGACTGGAACCAAAGCTTGTGATTTGCATTTGAAATAATCGATAGGATGCGTGCCTCAAGGGAAGGACTTCTATACCCACCCGGTTTTCGCTGCATTAGTATGAATTCTATATCATTCTTGATAACCGCATTAGGCTCATACGGCTTGCCAAGAAATCCAGTACCATTTCCGGACGATTCAAACACAGCATTCGCGATTTTATACCAAATAATCGGAGCTAGATTATCAAAGCCAAAATTCCGGCAGTGTTCTTGAATAGAAGCATGTAGCGGAACAACAGTATGGCGACCGCTGTTCTTTCTTCTGGAAAGACAAACATCTCCAACAACACAGACCAATCTACCGCCAGGTATCAAGATTCGATAACAATGGTGCCAAACCTTATCCAGTTCATTAAGGAACTGATCATAGTCGGCGACATCACCAAGTTGGTTCTCATTATCGTGGTATTTCTTCAGAGTCCAATATGGAGGAGATGTTAAAACCAAATGCACTGATTCATCAGCTAGAAAGGAGAGATCCCTCGAATCAGCTTGGTATAGTGTATGTTTAGTTGGAATCTGGTGTAAACCCGATTCTATCTGAGCTACAATTTTCTCGTTCTTTGCGATGCGAGGTATATCAGTTTGGGGATTCTTCAGTTTGGCGACCGATGAAGGGATGTATACTTCAAGCTCCTTATCGATGTCTTTCATACACTCCCTTTCTGTTAACTGAATATACCCGCCAACATTCGAAATGTCAG
Coding sequences within:
- a CDS encoding site-specific DNA-methyltransferase; this encodes MKDIDKELEVYIPSSVAKLKNPQTDIPRIAKNEKIVAQIESGLHQIPTKHTLYQADSRDLSFLADESVHLVLTSPPYWTLKKYHDNENQLGDVADYDQFLNELDKVWHHCYRILIPGGRLVCVVGDVCLSRRKNSGRHTVVPLHASIQEHCRNFGFDNLAPIIWYKIANAVFESSGNGTGFLGKPYEPNAVIKNDIEFILMQRKPGGYRSPSLEARILSIISNANHKLWFQSIWSGVTGASTRNHPAPFPEELAERIIRMFSFAGDTVMDPFLGTGTTSIASAKWGRNSIGVEVDPQYFSQSEKRIKASTTSLFSKAEISVERRG